The Candidatus Cloacimonadota bacterium genome contains the following window.
GCCACCTTGGCCAGGGTCTTGCTGCGCGAAATTCCCACCGAAACAGGGATGCCTGTCCATTTGCGCACGGTGTCGCGAATCTTGCGTCCGTAAGCCTCCAGATCGCGGATGCGAAAGCCGTTCAGGCCCAGAAAGGCTTCATCTATGGAATAGATTTCCAGTTCCGGTGTAAAACTGCCCAGAACGTCCATCACCCGGCGGCTCATGTCGCCGTAGAGGGCGTAGTTTGAGGAAAGCAGCGTGCCTCCGTGTTTGCGGATCAGCGCTTCGTGCTTGAAGCTGGGCGCGCCCATGGGTATTTTGAGGGCCTTGACCTCGTTGGAGCGGGAGACGAGGCAGCCGTCGTTATTGGACAGCACGGCCACCGGTTTGCCCTCCAGGGAGGGGTCAAACACGCGTTCGCAGGACACATAAAAGTTGTTGCAATCCACCAGCGCGAATATGTCCGTATCCGTCAGTCCGATCTTATTCATCTCATTTCTCCCAATGCCAAAATATCCACAGGCCTTGAGCTGTCAATCTGTTAATACCCCCGGGGTCAATGGCAGGAAGTAACAACATAGAAAAACTTTAAATCCATGTAAAGGGACATTAAGGGAGGCATATTTCAACTCCACCAAAGAATTGATGAGCACCGAGTTAAGGCTGTGGATTATTTTCCATCGACGTATTGACAGAAATAGAATATTAAAACTTGACAGCTTTTTGGAAAAAAAAGATTGTGCAACTGAAGTTAAGTTCTTCTATCGAGAGGTTACCATGAAAAGAGTACTGCTTTCTCTGGCCCTTGTGGTTTTGATCGCATCAGGCTATGCTTATTGGACTGATATTTTCGCCAACTATTACATTCCACCCGAGACCTTCATTCCGGTTGCGGCACGGATTTACCGAAATGGTGTTTATACCGGGTATACAACGCCTCACCGTTTTGAACCTAATACTGTTTACCATGGAACTTATACTGTGGAGTTAGAGCAATATGGCCCCTGGGGACCCACATCGGCTTACGTTGCGCCAACTGCCGAAAATGGGGTTGTGATATTCAGCTCCTCCTATGGCCCTACCGTGCCTATCGAACTGTCGAGTTTCACCGCTGCGATCTCCGCGAACAATTGCATTAACCTCACTTGGGTCACACATTCAGAGACTGGAGTTCGGGGTTATTATGTCCTGCGAAACAATACCAATGAACTCACCATGGCCACCACTATAAGCGGATTTATTCCTGCCACAAATACCTCCCAGACAGTGAGTTATTTCTATGCCGACGAGGATCTGGAGGATGAGGGCACATATTATTATTGGTTGCTAAACAGTGATCTTGACGGCCAGGATTATTACTACGGACCAAGCTCGATCCAGTATTCGCTGCCCGGTGATGATATACCTGAGCCGCCTCAGACAACAAGTCTCGGACCTGTTTATCCCAACCCCTTCAATCCCAACGCGGTCATCCCCATCAATCTGAAAAATGACAGTACAGTAAGCCTGAAAATCTACAACAACCGCGGTCAGGAAGTGAGACGCTTTGATCTGGGCAATCTGCAAGCTGGAAATCACCAGATCAGCTGGGACGGCCGCGACGGCAGCGGTCAGCCTCTGGCCAGCGGGGTTTATCAAATTCGGATGCAGACGGGAAAAGACAACTATCAGGTGAAAGCCGTCTTAATGAAATAGAGCCTAATAGGTAAACGCTACTTTTTATAAGCCCGGGCGACGTGCTCCGGGTTTTTTGTATCTATAGCATCTGAGCGCGATCCCATCCCTATGCTGAATGATGTTAACTTTGGCACTCTTTCAAGCCGAGTGGGTAATCCAGTTAATCAAGCCCGTAGGGCGAAATAACGATAGCGAGGGAGCGCAAGCCCCTCGTACAGTGGCAATAACCAGATGGAAAGCCCCTTGCGGGTGACAGAAATCAATCTCCGCGGTTCTGTCGCCCTCCGGGCTACCCACTCGGTTTGAAAGAGAGCCATTTGAAAGAACTCCATGACTGTTTAGCCACCGCAATACCCTACCAGTCAGGCCCTGAGCGCTCGATTCCATCCCCCTCCCACGTCTCCCGCATGATACTCGCACCGAATGCGGGGATTATGCGGGAGGCGCGACTGGAGCATGAAGGAAGGCCTTAACGGCCAAATGGCATTGCTTCTCCCGTTTGCGGGGATTCCGGAGTTGTAATGATAGCGTTTATACCTGCTCCATTTGAATATCCCAAAAGAAAACCGTCGGCAAGGGGGAGTGCCGACGGTTTGTTCGGACAGGGCTGTCCGTTGAGAGACCTAAGCAGGAAGGATGGAAAAGTTCAATCCAAGGCTTTCAGAAAGGAAGGCAGATCTGTGCGGGGACTTGACTGCCTGGTTTCCTCCCCGTGTGGATCGGGATCGGCTTCCTGGCTGGAAGGCTGGTTTATATTCAGGATACGGAAGATGTCATCAATGTCTTCTTCGGATTTGCCTGGCTTGGGAGTTTGAGGCTTCTGCTGCGGAGCCTGTTTGGGCTGCGGGGCGGGTTGGGACGGGGGGAAATCAACTATCTGGGCGGTGCTTTGCAGTCCGGTGGCGATGATGGTGACGGAAACCTTGCCCACAAGGTCGGGATCAATGACCAAGCCCATAAAGATATTGGCGTTGGTGCCGGTTTCGTTCACGATCACGCTGGAAACGTCCTCAAACTCGCTCATCTTGATATCCGACCCTGCGGTGACGTTGATCAACAGGGCCTGGCAGCCTTGCAGGCTGATGTCGGCGAGGAGGGGATTGTTGATGGCCGCTTTGGCGGCGTTCACGGCGCGGTTTTCGCCCTCGGCCACGCCGGAGCCCATCAGGGCGTAACCCATGTTCTGCATTACGGTGCGCACGTCGGCGAAATCACGGTTCATCAGGCCATTGACGTTGATGATGTCGGAAACGGCTTTGGCGGATTCAAAAAGAACGTTGTCGGCGCGCTGGAAAGCCTCCAGTAGGGTGAGATCGGCGTAAATCTCGCAAAGCTTGGAATTGGGAATCACGATGAGGGTGTCCACAAACTCCGCCATGTTGCGGATGCCTTCCTCGGCGTTGCTGTGGCGTTTTTGCCCTTCAAAAGGGAAGGGCATGGTCACGATGCCGAGGGTGAGGATGCCGAGGTCGCGTGCGATCTTGGCAACTATTGGAGCTGCTCCGGTGCCCGTCCCGCCTCCCATTCCGGCGGCGATGAAGATCATGTCCGCTCCTTCAATGTGGGAACGGATATCGTCTTTGGATTCCTCCGCGGCGCGTGCGCCGAGGTCTGGATTGGCGCCGGTTCCAAGCCCACGGGTGAGTTTTTTGCCCAGTTGGAGCTTCATCTTCGCCTTGCTTTTCACGAGGTCGCTGATGTCGGTGTTTGCGGCGATGAATTCCACGCCGGACAGTTCATTGTCAATCATGGTGTTCACAGCGTTGCCGCCGGCTCCGCCTACTCCAACGATCTTGATGTTGGTGCCGATTTGAGTGGGTTTTTCATCAAATTCGATCATGTTTTCCCCCTTTAGGTACTTGTAAAGTCTTTGAATATTTGTTTGATTTTTTCCAGGGTCTTTCCCGCTTTGAAAGTGCCCAGGCGCAGCGCGGGAGCTTTGCTTTCCGGTTCCTGGGCGGCAGCGTGACGGAGCAATCCGACACAGGTGGCGAAGGCCGGGTCCTTCAGCATTTCGGTATCGCCGTTGAGGTTGCTTAGGTCCGGTTGGGCGATTTTCACAGGCAGGTTGAAAGAGTTTTTGACCACGGCGTCTAT
Protein-coding sequences here:
- a CDS encoding T9SS type A sorting domain-containing protein, giving the protein MKRVLLSLALVVLIASGYAYWTDIFANYYIPPETFIPVAARIYRNGVYTGYTTPHRFEPNTVYHGTYTVELEQYGPWGPTSAYVAPTAENGVVIFSSSYGPTVPIELSSFTAAISANNCINLTWVTHSETGVRGYYVLRNNTNELTMATTISGFIPATNTSQTVSYFYADEDLEDEGTYYYWLLNSDLDGQDYYYGPSSIQYSLPGDDIPEPPQTTSLGPVYPNPFNPNAVIPINLKNDSTVSLKIYNNRGQEVRRFDLGNLQAGNHQISWDGRDGSGQPLASGVYQIRMQTGKDNYQVKAVLMK
- the ftsZ gene encoding cell division protein FtsZ, which produces MIEFDEKPTQIGTNIKIVGVGGAGGNAVNTMIDNELSGVEFIAANTDISDLVKSKAKMKLQLGKKLTRGLGTGANPDLGARAAEESKDDIRSHIEGADMIFIAAGMGGGTGTGAAPIVAKIARDLGILTLGIVTMPFPFEGQKRHSNAEEGIRNMAEFVDTLIVIPNSKLCEIYADLTLLEAFQRADNVLFESAKAVSDIINVNGLMNRDFADVRTVMQNMGYALMGSGVAEGENRAVNAAKAAINNPLLADISLQGCQALLINVTAGSDIKMSEFEDVSSVIVNETGTNANIFMGLVIDPDLVGKVSVTIIATGLQSTAQIVDFPPSQPAPQPKQAPQQKPQTPKPGKSEEDIDDIFRILNINQPSSQEADPDPHGEETRQSSPRTDLPSFLKALD